In Tripterygium wilfordii isolate XIE 37 chromosome 17, ASM1340144v1, whole genome shotgun sequence, the genomic window TATATAGACTTGTACAGATAAATCTAGAAGAAGAGAAGCCTAGAAACTTAGATCATTAATGCATGCTTTGGAATACTAAGAGACACTTGATGGAAAACTTATCTATCTCTGAATACTAGAACTTTCTGGAGAATGCTATAATTATCTGGAAATGCAAATTATAATTCAACACCCCCTCTTAATTTGCAATTTTCATGTTCTTCAAAAAAATCTCCAGCTTCTCCATTGTTGGTGCCTTTGTAAGAACATCTGCAAGCTGTTGATGAGTGTTTATGATCTCCAAACAAATTTCTCCTTTACTAACCAGATCCCTGATGAAGTGATAGCGTATATCTATGTGCTTTGAGTGAAATTACTATCACATATTTTACCATGACATGACTTGAGTGAGCAATTTCATATTTTACCACGACATGACTTGAGTGAGCAATTTCATTACTTCAAATACGACAAAACGTTTGGTCCCTCAACCATaccattgatttcatttttgtctttaaactttttttgctcttaaaattgTCCCTAAACTATTAAAGGTACCCCGTTCATCCATAAAATGATTCCGGCATCAGAAAAAACATATGTGGCATCCCAATTGGCCTAATTTTTACACATGTCATCCCATTTGACTTAAATTTTACGCATGTCATCTcacaaaatcctcaaaatacctaactcttcaaaatctccaaattgttttgttgtatagtttaagCACTAAAAGTGTTGGATGTTAATAGTTTAGAGATAATATTGTGCATCTTTGTCAAAGTTTACCAACTAGGATTATTCCAATGCCGAATAGATGTTACGTTGGATTTTTCCGACTACTATCTTATTTGAAGGACGAATAGATGTCATGTTAACACAGGAACAATCCTAGTTGTGAAAGTTTGctcaaatgttatattttgcccTTCAAATACAGTGCATGACTTGACTTGTGATACGATATGGGTATTCAAGAAGAATTCGCGCAAGACATAGATGACTAAGATGAGCATCCTTTGAAACCTAGGGCCACGAAGATGACAAAAGTGCACCAAGTGGAAGCTAATTAGCCAGGAAAATAGCAGACTTGATGGAGATTCATAGTAGCGTGATTTGAGCAACAATCATGGGAGTGACTTGGGTAATCCACCATGATGGCGACAACTTATTTAGTGGAGTAATTAGTACGAACAACTTAATTAGTGGAGTAATTAGTTGACTAATTACTCCACTAATTACTTCGAAAATACGGGGCATGACTTTAGAGAGCAATTTCATTACTTCAAATTCACGGCATGGCTTGACTTCACTTGACTTTGAGTCAAGGAAGACTTTGAAATTGTAAAGATAGCGAGTGTTTCTCAAATTGTACGCTTATAAATGGCTGGCTTATATCTCTCTTTTATTCATCATCTCATCATATCCAATGGCTTCTTCACTATTATTGTATCACTTACGATTTATGGCCTTGCTTTTCTTGCTATTAATCTTGGTTTTTCCTATGCACATGACACCACTCCTATGTCACAATGAAGAAAGTTTGGCATTGCTGCAATTCAAGCGAAGCTTTATCGTCGACAAATCAGCTTCGTCTGATGCCTCTGCTTATCCAAAGACGATATCATGGAATCAACAAAAAGAGAATCCAGACTGCTGTTTGTGGGATGGTGTGGTGTGTGATCAGCACACCGGCCACGTCATTAGCCTTGACCTCAGTAGCAGTTGCCTCTATGGTTCTATCAATTCCAGTAGCAGCCTTTTCCATCTACGCTACCTTGAAAGCCTCAACCTTGCTGACAATCATTTCAACTCCTCCCAAATCCCTTCCAGGTTTGGCAGTTTTCAAAGGCTAGTTGATCTTAATCTCTCCTCCTCCAAATTCTATGGTAAGATTCCATTAGAAATAGCAGGGTTGAGTAGATTAAGATCTCTTGATTTGGCAGGAGATTTGGATGAATCAAATGCAAGAATGCTGGAGCTCACAAGTCCTGACCTGACATGGTTAGTCCAAAATTTAACTCACATTGAGAAACTCCATCTTGACAATGTAGATTTATCTGCTGCAATCCCTGAAAAGGTTGCAAATTTGTCTTCATTATCATCTCTTAGTCTTTATAGATGTGGCCTACTTGGTAGATTTCCAATGGGAATTTTTCACTTACCAAACCTGCAGTTTCTCAATGTAGGGGTGAATGAAGAACTTGTTGGTCATCTGCCTGAATTTCACTGGGGCTCTCCTCTCAAGTTCTTATCGATTCCAGCTACAAAATTCTCAGGTGGACTACCTCCGTCAATAGGAAGCCTTCATTCCTTGACTAAATTGATTATTATGTATTGCAACTTTTCGGGCCCAATCCCATCTTCCCTCGGTAATCTTAGCAATATCACCGTCCTCGCACTCGGTAAGAATAACTTCTTTGGCCAAATCCCTTCTTCATTCGCAAACCTTACACAGCTTACCACTTTCCCAATTTCAGGCAATGATAATTTTAGTTGTGGGTCCTTGTTCTGGCTTGAAAAGCAAACTGAATTAACTAAGTTGGGCCTTCTGAATTGCAATATAAATGGTGAAATCCCTCACTTTCTCAAAAACTTCACTCGACTCGATTATTTGCAACTCTGGTATAACCGTTTAAGAGGTCAAATTCCACATTGGCTAACAAACCTCACTTGGTTAGCCCTCTTAGACCTTGCTTCCAATGAATTCCACGGCCCTTTTCCTCATCAAATTTCAGAACTTGTGAAGCTTGAAGCTATTTATTTGAGCGAAAATCACTTGAGCGGCATTGTTGATCTAAACCCATTTTTCAACCTCCAACACGTGAGAAGCTTTGGTATATCAGGGAATGATATTACATTGCTCCATGTGACCAATGCAAACGCTACTCTTCGAAAGTGGCTTGTGCTAGGACTCGGTTCGTGCAACTTAAGGGAGTTCCCTGACTTCCTTAGGTACCAAGATAAACTGGAATACTTGAATCTCAATGGTAATAAAATCCACGGCCAGATTCCGAGCTGGTTATGGAACATCAGTAGAGAAACTTTGGAGGTTATAgcacttgatttcaattttttgaccGGCTTTGAGCAACCTGCATTGATCTCGGGCCTTGGTAATATAAAATTCCTAATGCTAGATGGTAACAAGATCCAAGGTCCAGTCCCCAGACCACCACCTTCCATTATCTGGTATACCTTCTCAAACAACAGTTTGAGTGGAGAAATTTCTTCAACCTTCTGCCATCTACCTTACCTATATATCCTTGATTTGTCATTCAACAACTTGAGTGGCATGCTTCCGCAATGTTTGTTCGACAAGGTGAACAGTCTGAACATTTTAAATCTTGAACAAAACTTTTTCCGTGGAACCATTCCAGAAACATTAACGAATGGAAGTATGTTGAGGATGATCAATTTAGCTCATAATGAATTGCAAGGAACGTTACCGAAGTCATTGGCTAACCATAAAATGTTAGAGGTTCTACATGTTGGTGACAATCAGATTAGTGACACATTCCCGTTTTGGTTGGGAGCTCTGCATAATTTGCAAGTCCTCATCTTGAGATCCAACAAAAATTTTGGCACAGTTGAAAGCCCTGCAACTGGATTTGAATTCTCCGCATTACGGATCATTGACATCTCCCACAATGGTTTCACTGGCATTCTACCATCTAAGTACTTTCAGAAGTGGAATGGCATGAGAAATTCTGATGTGGAGCACTTTTCGTATATGACACAAAATACGACTTTATTGGGTTTTAGTTTACGGTTCGAACAAATTTACAATTATAGATTAACTTTGGTCAACAAAGGTGTCAGCATGGATTATAAGATGATACCTCAAGTCTTTGCAGCTATTGATGTTTCAAGCAACAATTTTGAAGGGGAGATCCCAGAATCCATTGCAACTTTGAAGAATCTCCTTTTACTTAACCTTTCCAACAACCGTCTCTCAGGTCACATCCCATCGGCTATAGAAAACCTCACAGTGCTTGAATCGTTGGATTTTTCGAGCAACATGCTTTCAGGAGAGATTCCACAGGAATTCACGCATCTAACATTCCTTTCATTCTTTAATGTCTCTTGTAATCAGCTCATTGGTCCTATACCACAAGGGAAACAATTTGCTACATTTGATAACAATTCATACAAGGATAACTTGGGATTGTGTGGCTTCCCATTGTCGAAGTTCTGCAGAAATGCAGGGGAATCACCTCCATCGCCTTCGACTGGCGAAGATGATCAGGGCTCGGGTGGTTCTTCAGCATATATTTTGTGGATGATAGTTGCGATTGGATATGCAAGTGGAGTGGTTGTTGGAGTTGTCGCCGGACTCAGATTCACCGCATGGAAACATGAATGGTTTGTGGAAACCTTTGGTAGGAAGCAACAAAAAAGGAGAAGGCTGAAAACAAGAAGGGGACAAAGAGAGTGAATTTCCTGAGTCATTTCCAGATTATGTGTGCATGGTTCAAGTATCTTCTTATGTTGGTTCCACTTCTGTGTgcgcttttgtttttttttttttaaatgtttctCTATCCCTCTATGTATACCATCTCTCTACTGTTTTTATTAGGTTTGGCTTTAACAAAAATAAGCTGCTGTTTCTTAAAAAGTTTGCCTGGGTAgtcttttttgtgttttcatgCACcataaacataataaaataaaagagcaACAAAATGGAAATAAAGATATGAGATGCTTAAGTATCAAATGAACTTCTTATCCAGATCAGTTTGCGAAAAGCAACATTTGCACAAGCGTTGGAGGCAAGAACGTCTGTAAAATTTGACATTCACAAAGCTCCAAAAAATTATGAAGAAAAATTAATACCCAAGTCTTCTGCAGTACTCAAATTGTCCACAATACTCACCACCATTGTCTGCACGTACACACTTCAATTGTCTCACCCTTCCCTCTCTGCCCTTTCAACTTTTGcataaaattgttttaaaaatcTCCATCATCTCATCTTTAGTTTTCAAAGCAAAGGCCCACACTTTTCTAGAGTGGTGGTCATCAATAAACGTCACAAAATAAATAGCACCTCCAAGTGACTTATGATTCATTATACAGACCTAAAATATTAGCTTTTGTAGATGGTGGTGCGAAATGTAACTCTATGTTGTTTTATTCTTGCGTTTTGCTACCATCAAATTTTCTTTGGTAAGTTTCCATCCACCTTCACCAAAAGAATATAATTGATGTAGCCATCATCAATTAGATCCCCAAAATGGGTCACATGAACGACAAAATGCAGTGCAGCCCCATTAACCCCAAGAACGAGCACCGATTGAAGATCacaatttcaagaagaaaaaaggagtgCCCTGTAGAAACACTACTACTGCAGATAAATTAGGGgctgaaagaaatgaaaaaaaattttgaaaaattatatttctaTTTTGATTTGTTACTAATCCAACCATATATTTTTTGGTcgacaaaaattaaatttattattaattgtaCACGACAATTCTGAAGTGTTGGATATAAATCAAAATCATTCCgtataattttcttgttgaatttaatttttgtttctaataaaaaaatatattgttagattcctaaaaccgatcaaaatataattatatttttaaaattaaaaattcgaAACCTCTTACCAAATTTACAATGAACTCTGCTCTAATCTACAACATAGCTAGAGATGTCATGTGGGCTGGCCCGCGAAGACCAAAACATGAGGCCCGATCCACCAAAGGCCCTAGGGTCGATTGCGACGGTCTCGTCaacttaataataatatattattatttattaatatgataaatatatattaaagaaattgtaaattagattgattgaatgaatttcatgcaactgtgttcagttgcaacacacctcacaacaccacagttttttgtaaCACACCAAACAActtttacgttccaactcacctcatagcaccataactttttacctcacaacacctcaccacacctcacaacactcccaaacgcttacattatatgttgaattgtcctatgtaatcaaattagaTCCATATCTTTTAAATTTATAACAAATGTAACAATTACAAGTTaccattacaattacaattttTGCATCACTATGAGTcctaaatcaaaaaaaaaaaacatcaatataAATGAACTTCTTTACATATTTATTAAATCAAATGATAAATATTATTACATATAAAAATGTTAACTTGCCAAACCAAGTGGTTAGCCCTAGGGTCGGCCTGTCTCGGGCCTGCATCACCTGGCGTTCCAGACCTGGTGGGCTGGATATCCCAGCTCAGTCCGTGAGGGCTGTAAGGGCGGGGCCCAGCACGGCCCTTATATATCGAATGCCAAGAAAGTACCATGGACAAGCACTGATGGTGAGGGGATCACAAGTAGTGTCACTCCTCGACCATGTGACTTGCTGCCTGATCAAGAACTAGAGAAGTTCAAATCCTGTGATTTTCTTGCTGAAATGCTGCCAATTGACCTGGTAGAGCTTAAAAAGTGCTCTTCCACAATGAACTACATGTGAAACTCAAAAACTTCTTGTTCAGAAAGAGCCTTTTAGGGCAGACCCTGTAGACTAATATTGTAAGTTCAGTAAGTGAAACTTAAAAATCAGCAACGGACCTGCTAAATGGCCTAAGTATTTTTAGCCCAACATTGCCCAAGTCGATTTGCCAATAATGTaaatttgaaatattaaatTTGAAATGAAGCTCGAGAATCGGGGAGATCATTTAATGGCCAGAACCACTCTTACATTGAAAACGTAACCCAAACCCATTTGCTTTTCCTCCCGTTTTGCATTGTTCGAAGCTTTTCCTCCTATTTCTTGTCTTCTTCATCATCGATTATGTTAATGGAGATGATTCGAGTCGTTTTCCTTGTTTAAAGGTTGCTGTGCAGGTGAAAATCAGTGCAACGGGAATAAAAATTTCAAGGTATTGTGATATATTTATTGATAACCTAAAGATACATGTTGTTCTGCATCGTCGATGACTTTCGTGTCTATACGTAGAATAATTTTTAGCTGACAATAAGGGTAAGGACGAAAAAACTTCAAGGTTATAGCTTCCATTAAGCTGTTTCAGCTATCTTTGCTTTTATTGTTAGGGATTTTTGGGGGAACCTACACTTATATGCGATTTTCCAATCAAGTTTGTGTGTTGCATTGTTAATATGGGTATGGTTTTTCTATGTTTGCCAACTGAAGCTGACATAATCAATCAATATGAGCTGCCTTGCATTGTTTTTTTAGTGTACGTTTAGGGAGTAATTTGTGGATTAACCCATTTCTGATCCATTGATGTGTTTCAGTAAATCATTGCATTGTTCTTCAGGGGATGCTTTTTTGTCTGCTGCATAACATTGTGGATTTTGCTTAGATTTTCCATGAATGTTTGCTTAATTGCATTGTTTAATTAGGGCGGCTTCTTGACTGATAGCACACACATTTATGCTTTTACAGCCTCATTTCAATGGAATTGCATTGCATGGAAATGTGTAGGAATGTTTCAGGTGGTCACACCAATCTGAGTTTTTCCAATCAATTTTGTGTGTTGCATTGTTAATATGGGTATGTTTTTTCGATGTTTGCCAACTGAAGATGACATAATCAACCACGTGAGCTGCCTAGCATTGTTTTTCTGtgtaggtttagggtttaatttgTGGATGAACTCATTTCTAATCCATTGATGTGATTCATTAAATCATTGCATTGTTCTTCAGGGGAGGCATTTTTTGTCTGCTGCATAACATTGTGGATTTTGCTTGGGGATTTTTGGGGAATTCACACCCATCTTAGATTTTCCATGAATGTTTACTGAATTGCATTGTTTAATTAGGGCAGCTTCTTGACTGATAGCACACACATTTATGCTTTTACAGCCTCATTTCAATGGAATTGCATTGCATGGAAATGTGTAGGAATGTTTTAGGTGGTCACACCAATCTGAGTTTTTCCATTGAATTGTATTCCACCCCAATGTTTATTTGGCTAGGGTTTTTTTTAGGGAACTCACAACCCTCTTATCATGGCCTTAACATTAAGGTCAATTGCATTGACCTTAATGTACTCAATTGCAGTGTTTACTGCCCGATTTCATTGAAATTGCATTGCACTGCAGTGTTGATTTTGGTAGGGGATTTTGAGGAACTCAGACCTATCTGAGCATGTCCACAAAGTTTTGGTCCACCAATTTTTAATTGGGGAGACTTCTTGATTGATTTGCGTTGTTCTTTTTGTTAGTTGCATTGTTTTACAGCCCCATCCCCACTTAACTTGAATTTCAGTGCATTTAAATGTGTAAGGTAGGGATTTTTTAGGTGGATCAGACGAAGCTAAGCTTGTCCAATGACTTACATATAACTTACTGCATTGCATGGAAATGTTTATTGCATTGTTCTAAATGAAAATGTAATCTTATTAACATCTTTTTACAGGCCTATCAAATCAACATGGTTAAAGATTATCCGCTTCAGTACAAATCAAATCTTGAGGCAATAGCAACGGTACTTAAGAATTTGACTTTACGAAGGGAGCATAAGAAGAGGTTGAAAAAGACACCATGTTGGAATTTATTAAAGCAATGGGTGGGAAGAACACCAGAAGTAAAGACTAGGAAGAATGATAATATAATTTGTGATATCATCTGTATATATGACAGCAGAAGAGAAGCATTCATGTTGGGGGAAAGAAGTTAAACGTTACTGCGAATGACGTTGAACTTATATTTGGGGTATGCTCGGGAGATATTGAGATGGCCATTGCTAGACAAGGGAAACTAACTGATTCAGAGTTTGTAAAAAGGACTTTTGCAAAGGAAGTAAAAATTATGAAAGCAATTACTCTTAAGTCTGCAATATATAAAGCAATAGGAGGTGTACGTGAAGTCGATGCGCAGGATGTTGCTAGGTTGATAATGCTATACCTATGCTTGACACTATTCTTCTCCACCTTCTCAGATGGATTGTCGTGGGGGTTCATCCCATACGTCGAAGATCTAGAGTATATGAAGAATTTCAATTGGTCAAAGGCCATTGCTAGTTATTTGATGGAATCAATTAGAAAATGTAGCAATGCTCCTGAAAAAGTAAATGGATGTGTTACGCTTATGTCGGTAAGTAAAATAATgtgtctatacatatatatgaagtGGTTATTGAACTAATTATTTGCATATGTGCAGTATTGGTATTGCGAGCGCACGACTACTATCACTCCAATTGAGAATGGCCTATTCCCAAGCTTCATGAAGTGGGACCTGAGAAAGTTTCCAAAGGACTTCAAAATCCAATACATCATCAAATTAAAGCATGGACAGGTAACActtactctatttatttataaattctGTAATTACATTGATACTGTATTCAATGTCAAAGGCTTAAATTAGTATTTATTAGTACTTAAATATATGTCCATAGCTTAAATTCCTTATTGCAAACAATGTCATTGTTCTATACCAGGTATATCCATCTGAACTAGTCCGTACTGAGGAGGAGACAATAATAAGTGAAGCCTCAAAGCAAGAAGTTAGCTCTGGGAGCTATGAATCAAGCGATGATGAAGGGGAAGATGAAGTGGATGATGAGGAAGTGGATGATGAGGAAGTGGATGATGAGGAAGTGGATGATAAAGAAGTGAAAAATGATGAAGGTAAAGATGATGGAGATACCAAATAAGGTGATTTAGAGGGAGTAACTGATGATGAAGATGCAGATGAAACCACATATGACAATGAACAACAAATTGTGAATGATTACATTGTTAGTGAAAATGTTGAAGTCTACATTGATGAGATAAGTGGTGTACAATGCACTACTTTAAGACCTCCAGATTTACATGGAGACCAAAGAAATGATAGTGTGCCTAATGATGAAGAAGCTACATTGAAGCAAACTTTGAAGGATAAGGATGATATTTTGAAGGATGTTTTCGTTCGCTTACATGTTTTGagagatgaaaatgaaaaattgaaaactgataatgaagaaaaacaaaaacaaattgatGAGATGTCCGAGAGCTTACAGCGTCTAAGAGAAGTAAACCTGGTGCTGGTTGAGCGTCTAAATGACAGAgctgaagaagaaaagaaagaaactgcACCATCAACTCCAACTCCCCCACCTAagagaaacaagaaagaaaaggctTGCAAGCAAAAGGAGAAGACAAGATCTATGATAAAAAACGTGCAGACTCGATCAAGAAGACCATTGATAATTTCAGACTTTTAGTACGAAGAGAAGTATAATCCATTGCACACAACAAAGAGGGTGATTGATGAGGAACAAGTTGCCAAAAATGAATGTAAagattttgaagattttgaCCCCAAAACAATGTtactaagaaaatgaagaaagccCCACTGCCAATAATACCATTATTGACAAATGAAGAGCAAAAAAGATTTGCCCAACTTTCAGAATATGCAAAAGAAGGGTAACCTACTTTTTAGTTAGTTTCTTCTTTTGTATTGATTTCAAGCTTAATATTTGATTGACGCCATGTTCTTGCAGCACAATTGTATGGTCTGGAGCAGGGGAGAATGAAATTCGGTTCTTTGAACTACTGTCATTGGCGGGGAGTGGCATGACATCAAATAATGTAAGCAGAAGTATATGAATGTCAATTGCATTGGGTTTATCAATGTATTTGAATTGCATTGGTTATTACCTGAATTGCATTGGTTTACGCACACCCATTTAACAAGTGGGTTTAtcaatttgtttttttaaattgaatTGGTTTTAACTGATTGAATTACTATTTACTTTAAGTGCATTGTTTTTGCATTAATTTGATTATATTGATGACATATCTCATTCAAATTTATAGATTATTGATGCATTGTCTGAGTTGCTAACAAGGGAACAAGGAGATGATGAAACTGTTGAGCGACCGTTGGCAGTGACCAGCTCTTGTCTGGTAGgcaatttaattgatttttcatGCATGCATTAAAACAATGTCAATAATTATCAAATGCATTATACTCAGGCATACATCTGAACAAACAATGATGAGCctgtgaagcaaaagttgataGACAAGCTTGTGGGGGAAGTTAAGGATTACAAGAAGATACTCTTTCCACTTCATAGCAAAGGATCACAGGCAACTGCAAATCATTGGACATTACTTGTCCTTGACCTTGAAGAGCGAAGTTGGAAACATTACAATTCCTTACTACCGCGTCGAAAAAATGGAAAAGATCCATTCTCAGAAGACGCAAACCTATTGGTACACTTACTTAATTTCACAGTATCAAATTTTTCAGAATATgtacctaatttttttttcacataacAGATTAGGTCTACGATTCTAAATTCCCATCCGGCGTCTCATCAAATACAGAGTCATCATTCTCAACAGTTAGGGACACACCCCAACAACCAACAGCATCGTAAGTTCTCCAAAAAATTGTAAGACATTGAACTTAAATGCAATTTAataattatctttttttaattgtagtttatttgttttttaaacaGTGTCGATTGTGGAATCATTGTCATGCTCATAATGGAGTGCACATTCACCAACAAACCAATCCCGCGGACTTTGAAAGAGGAAGATATTCATA contains:
- the LOC119981834 gene encoding receptor-like protein 7 — protein: MASSLLLYHLRFMALLFLLLILVFPMHMTPLLCHNEESLALLQFKRSFIVDKSASSDASAYPKTISWNQQKENPDCCLWDGVVCDQHTGHVISLDLSSSCLYGSINSSSSLFHLRYLESLNLADNHFNSSQIPSRFGSFQRLVDLNLSSSKFYGKIPLEIAGLSRLRSLDLAGDLDESNARMLELTSPDLTWLVQNLTHIEKLHLDNVDLSAAIPEKVANLSSLSSLSLYRCGLLGRFPMGIFHLPNLQFLNVGVNEELVGHLPEFHWGSPLKFLSIPATKFSGGLPPSIGSLHSLTKLIIMYCNFSGPIPSSLGNLSNITVLALGKNNFFGQIPSSFANLTQLTTFPISGNDNFSCGSLFWLEKQTELTKLGLLNCNINGEIPHFLKNFTRLDYLQLWYNRLRGQIPHWLTNLTWLALLDLASNEFHGPFPHQISELVKLEAIYLSENHLSGIVDLNPFFNLQHVRSFGISGNDITLLHVTNANATLRKWLVLGLGSCNLREFPDFLRYQDKLEYLNLNGNKIHGQIPSWLWNISRETLEVIALDFNFLTGFEQPALISGLGNIKFLMLDGNKIQGPVPRPPPSIIWYTFSNNSLSGEISSTFCHLPYLYILDLSFNNLSGMLPQCLFDKVNSLNILNLEQNFFRGTIPETLTNGSMLRMINLAHNELQGTLPKSLANHKMLEVLHVGDNQISDTFPFWLGALHNLQVLILRSNKNFGTVESPATGFEFSALRIIDISHNGFTGILPSKYFQKWNGMRNSDVEHFSYMTQNTTLLGFSLRFEQIYNYRLTLVNKGVSMDYKMIPQVFAAIDVSSNNFEGEIPESIATLKNLLLLNLSNNRLSGHIPSAIENLTVLESLDFSSNMLSGEIPQEFTHLTFLSFFNVSCNQLIGPIPQGKQFATFDNNSYKDNLGLCGFPLSKFCRNAGESPPSPSTGEDDQGSGGSSAYILWMIVAIGYASGVVVGVVAGLRFTAWKHEWFVETFGRKQQKRRRLKTRRGQRE